The region AAACAGTGCTGCATCAACACAAACCCAGAGTTCACAGGAAAGCATCCTCTGCTTCTGAAAGAGATTTTCCCACAGTGGCTGACTTACTAGTTACTCTTGGTATGAAATCACAGGTGACAGTGCCGTGTGTAAAAGCTGAAATCCCAACATCGCAACACAGAAGGAGACTTACAGCATTCTCTGGGTGGAAGATGTATGAGGCGGGCGAGTTGTCTACTATGATGACTTTGCTGAGTTGTCGGCCCAGCCGGCTGAGGTCTTTGACGTAGTTCCCTCTGTGGAACACGCAGGATTCCCTGAAGAGACGTGCCCGGAAAACACCCCACTGATCCAGCAGGTCTGCCACGGGGTCAGCGtactagacacacacacacacacacacacacacacacaatgaaaccCACTCAATTTTACTCCTCATTagcacacacaaactgtgataCGACACAACTGTATCAGTAGAGAACGTAGAGTATACAACATCTCTCTGTTCGTTGTTCTTTTGACACGTAAATGTGAGGAGCCTAACCTTGGCTAAGCTCGCTGTGAAAAGCACACATTCAAACAGTTCACCCATCTTCTGCAGAAACTCATCCACATGAGGTCTCTTTAGCACATAGACctgccgagagagagagagagagagagaaagacagagagagagagagagagagagagagagagagagggagagagagagagaaagagagagagagggaaagatagagagagagtgaaagatagatagagagagagagagagagagagagaaagacaaagagagagagagagagagagagagagagagtgaaaaatagatagagagggagagagagagagagagaaaggatagAGTGAAAgatagagaaaaaagagaaagagagaaagacagatagagagagagagagaaagagagagagagggaaagatagatagagagtgaaagatagacagatagagagagagagagagagagaaagacagagagagtgaaaaatagatagatagatagatagatagagtaaaaaatagatagatagagagggagagagagagaaaaatagagaaagagagagagagaaagatagagagggagagagagagagagagagagagagagagagagatagacagagagagagagagtgaaagatagacagatagagagagagagagagagagagagagagagagagagagagagagagaaaacacattcAATTCAGAGATACACGCTGATGTGTTACGAGTTCAAACTTTTAAGGAAatagaaacacaaacaaacctcTGCGTTCCAGATTCTCATTTTTGACGTTTAGTCACTGCAACCCAGTACAAGTAATCAAGAACAGGCCAACTCTGACATCCAGAGCCTATCCTGGATTACTTGAACCAGGTAACAGCCATCGCATCACAACAtcaacagcacagaaacagggaACATCCTTGTACTGTGTGTAAACCTTTCTCTGGTTTCACAACAAGGTATATGtacacacaccatccacacacacacacacacacaccatccacacacacacacacacacacacacacacacacacacacacacacacaaactctctttCCTGAGAAGTAATCAGTCTCATTGTTTCTGTGGGCCCTGGCAGAAGAGCAATTGAGGcgtgcttttcttttttaaaggaGACAGATAAAAAGAAGCCTCTACTTAATTCAGTCAGAGtgctttaaaatgcatttcCTCGGCACAAACATATGCTTTCCTCtgataacagaaaaaaaaaaagaatgcttCTTAAACAACAGATACTGTCTTTTCTGTCCCATGCCACTGCGTCTGTACACGCGTGGTAACACACAGTAAAGATAACATCACTGAACATAAAGCCTTCAGTGTTtgcagaaagctgtaaacaaagaaaacaaagatgGAGCATACGTTACAGAACATAAGCTGgtattctttgtttgtttggttggttgtTACTGCATTTATTCCGTTTGTAAATCACATGTAAACCCTGATTTGTTCTCTATGTTCAGTCCAGTGTACCACAGAGTATTATAACTGGGTGACCATTATCCGAGCCTTATAAACGTACCTGATGAACTGTTCCGTCGATCTCCACAGGGACTATGAAGTCTGCATTACTGATGGGCTGTGAAaagaacaggagagagagagagattatcaGCCATGACTACGAAAGGTGTATCCGTTTAAATTCAGCAGCAGAGGTGGACTGGACACACTGGAGTCTTGTGGCACATTCTGTAATAATTATAGCAATAACATAACACAGTTTAATGCAGTTAAATACGTGCACTGCCTCTCTCCTGTGCTGATCACAACATGCAGGAAACCGACAGAAATACAGCGACGGTTGAGTAAGAGCCTGAGTGTGATGCTCTCTCTCACATGTCCAGTGTCTTTAGTACCACAGGGATGTGTCAAGGTACTGGAGGGCTCAAAGTGATTGaccacacgctcacacactgcTACCTGTAGCCCAGCTTTGATTTAGAGACACGCAGGGGAGATTAAGTGAGTGCGAGTGTGTGGCTTGAAATTGACTGCACAGAGCTTGTGACTGGAGACGCACTGGAGACTTTTTTTAAAGGAGACTTTAAAGCTGGAGGGTAGAAGAGAGAGACGTGCAGACAGGATGAAAGGGCTCGGCAGACTGCTAATGccatggagagaaagagagatggagatgaagaAGAGAAAGTTGGGCAGTCTTAACACTTTTCAGAAGCTTGTTATAAAAATAACGGGGTTCTGCGGCGTGCGTGTGTCGGGGAGTTCGCAAAATAGGTTTCATGTCAGGTTTTTAGAGCGGTCTGCGTTATAAGAGCGTAAATCACTGTGGTGTCTGAAAACCATGTAATTCTTTAAAATCACCCCCAACCCCTTTCTTTTAAGCATTCCAGCTGAGCTTCTTATTGTGTGAACAGCTAGGAATGATGCAACAGCCCAAAATGCCTGCCCTGCTTTGAAAGTGCAGTCTTCCAAACCAGACAACCAGGGTTTAATGTCACAAACCTAAGGAGCCAGCGCCCTGCCGAATGAAGGCAAAGGTGCGGAGCTACATCTGAGCTGCTTTTAAAGCATTAAGGCATTTGTTTGGACGCAGATTTTAAATCTCTGACGAAACAAAGATGAATTTTAACTGCCTTAAGTTCCCCCCGCCCCTGTTTAATAGAATGAAAGCTTTTTTTGCAGCTGCAAATATCCATAAAAAATTCAGGGcacttttatttacagtgtgaacCGCAGCTTGAGTCATTCCAGTCATCAACAATATACCCACAGCTCCGAGATCAAAATCCGAACAGTGAAAAAAGGGTTAGggttattcatatttaatagcCTGCAGTCTGCGTTTGATGTCCTTTCTGAGGCTGGAATAAGCAGGAACTGATCTGAGAGGGCAAACggtcataaaaaataaacagcagccaGCAGAGCATCCAGCAGGGGGTGCATAAGAGCTGTGCAGGGCAGTATGAATTCCAGCCTTCCAAGAAATCACAGCCACTACTAAAAGGGTAAACTGTCCTTTGCTGTTTCACTCAGTGCTGTATTTAAGGCAGTGGAGAAACCAGAGCAGCACCGTGGACCTACAACGGACATTGCTTTATCTCCATCTAGAAAGATGTGGCTGAAAGCAATAACATGAAATGGTGTTTAAAAGACATGTAGCTTGCATTTTTGTCCCCAGGCAGTGGGTTGTAAGACGTGAAAGACGtgaaaaattaattacaaaaacCATGCTTTTTAATCtctcactattattattaaatgggCACTTTGTTAATTTGCCTGCAGTTATTTAAACGTATCTCTGTGGGCctggtttatttttaacacagtgGAAGGATGTACAGAAACATCTGTGGATTTACATCTGTCAGATCTAAAGAAAGATTTCtcttctgtctcactctcaaaaaaaaagaaaaagggactGTTAATgctgtgggtggcacggtggcgcaggggggcctggaggttgtgggttcgattcccgctccaggtgactgcatgggtttcctccgggtgactgtctgtgaggagtgtggtgtgttctctctgtgtctgcgtgggtttcctccgggtggctgtctgtgaggagtgtggtgtgttctccctgtgtctgcatgggtttcctccgggtgactgtctgtgaggagtgtggtgtgttctccgtgtgtctgcgttggttttccatccgggtgactgtctgtgaggagttggtgtgttctctctgtgtctgcgtgggtttcctccgggtgactgtctgtgaggagtgtggtgtgttgtccctgtgtctgcgtgggtttactccgggtgactgtctgtgaggagtgtggtgtgttctccctgtgtctgcgtgggtttactccgggtgactgtctgtgaggagtgtgttgtgttctctctgtgtctgcgtgggtttcctccgggtggctgtctgtgaggagtgtggtgtgttgtccctgtgtctgcgtgggtttactccgggtggctgtctgtgaggagtgtggtgtgttctccctgtgtctgcgtgggtttactccgggtgactgtctgtgaggagtgtggtgtgttctctctgtgtctgcgtgggtttcctccgggtggctgtctgtgaggagtgtggtgtgttctccctgtgtctgcgtgggtttactccgggtggctgtctgtgaggagtgtggtgtgttgtccctgtgtctgcgtgggtttactccgggtgactgtctgtgaggagtgtggtgtgttctccctgtgtctgagtgggtttactccgggtgactgtctgtgaggagtgtggtgtgttctctctgtgtctgcgtgggtttcctccgggtggctgtctgtgaggagtgtggtgtgttgtccctgtgtctgcgtgggtttcctccgggtgactgtctgtgaggagtgtcgtgtgttctccctgtgtctgcgtgggtttcctccgggtgattgtctgtgaagagtgttgtgtgttctctctgtgtctgcgtgggtttcctccgggtgctccggtttcctcccacagtccaaaaaacacacgttggtaggtggattggcgactcaaagtgtccgtaggtgtgagtgtgtgttgccctgtgaagcactggcgtcccctccagggtgtattcccgccttgcgcccaatgattccaggtaggctctggacccacagcgaccctgaactggataagtgttacagataatgaatgaattaatgaatgttaatgCTGTTAGGAATTGTATTCtttataatgtaaaaaataataatgtacttAATGGTGACATTAGTTAGGAATAAAATGAACGCAGTTATatcaaattacagctttaaaagaaGTGGACTTCAATAGATCTCACTTCATCATGAGAAAGGTTTCATCACAAAGACAAATAGAAGAGCAGCTATTAAATATTCAGGCTTCGTTCAGCGTCTGACAGAGAGACGGAGGCGACCGCATTACACCGGGTCAGTCTATCTGGATCAGAGCTGTGCAGAAAAGACACCGACGTTTCTTCAAATGCACTAAAATGAACACAGACCACTTAATCACTGTTTTCCAACAGCCTTCTCCACCTCTCATCTCCTCTTCTCTGTATTGATCTCTTGTGCTCTGAAGTACATTAGAGTTCAAGTTGACCTTCAAGCGAACAAGCACAAAATCAACATAATACGTGGCACTCGGCAGGACACTAATTAATAAGAACATGTCTTACATTCCTCAGTGTATGAGaggaatattaataataataataataataaacaagcGTTACTTTCTGGAGAGGTGATCAAGAACTTTACCCTAAACTGCTTCTAGTGCatttacagtacatttacagacacacCCTTGTGTACAAACCTTTGCCAGTCTTTTTATGCAGAGTGTAGTGTGTGGGTGGCAGAATGGGTGTATTTGtgcatgtggtgtgtgtgtgtgtgtgtgcgaatgagtgaaagagaaaaagtgCATGTGCGCGAGCACAAAGGCATGCATCCCTTGCTCCTTCCCTTTCTCTGGGCCTCTTTCTTTCAGCCACTGCCTCCCTTCTCTTTCCCGAGCAACGAGACGAGCTGCCAGACGGACATTTTAAAGGACACAGTACTATTAGAGAAAGCGCTTTACTCTCTTTCTCGCCTTCTTTGCAGAGAAACATCAAATATCACCTGTTATAGACTGTTACTggataaatatgttaaatacataaagtaaAAATGTTAGATATAAGCATTATATTTGGCTTAAAAGGGAGAACTCCAAGgaaagtaaaaataaagaagtttaaaaaaagaaaggccTGGTACAGCTCCAAACCTTCCACCATTGGATAAAGAGATCAACAGtatttaaagctttcatctcaACTCAACTCAAGCTCTAGATCCAGaaaatccacaggtgtttaagtcgatccttccactgtgagacgACTCTGGGTCTGAAAGCGTAGCTGTTATTTAGGGGGAAAACGATGTATGTGAGAAAACCAGAGATTTTTAAATTCCATCTTAAAATGGGCCTGAAGACGCAGGTCTTTAGAGAAGTGGGTCATTGGGGTGAGCAGGTGGCTCCACAGAGGAGACTCTCTAGGCAACACACTGTTGGTTAATCTCAGCAGAGGATTTCATTCAGCCGGGAGCTTTAATCCCACAGTGAGCTCTAAACACCGCCACTGTCTTCTGCTGTTGAGCTTTGGAGTACTCAATGGATTATGAGCAGATTGTGAAATATACTTTACTCCAGCTCACACAAGACctcctagcttcactgtaaacaCTGCATTCCATGTCCTACATCCTTGGGGGAGCTGGCGATACCTTGAGGTCAACAGTAGAACAGAGCCACATTAAGGCAGACACATAATTAAAAGTTAACAAGGTGCTCGTGCGCGTACCTTAAAGGAACTGTGTACCAGCGTCTCGTCGAGGTCGATCACCACGCAGTTCTTGCCGTAGTCGTTGATGCTGACCTCAGGCAGGAGGTATTTGGCTGGAGACTGAAAAGAAGCCGAGGGTGTCCAAAAGATAGAGGGACGAAAAGAGGGGAGAAGAGGAGAAAACCAGTCATTTGAGAAGGAGGAAGAGTCAGAGTTACTGTTATCACTGCGGCTGGGAGTCCTGAGCAGAGTTCAAATTGAGGGCTATCTTCTGCCCAATTCACGAGAGCTTTATAGTGCACTTTCAGACAGTAAACAGTGCCCTGCTCTTTGCTCTTTCCTGTTCCTATGAACTCTCGCAAAGATAGAAGGGCTTTCCCTAATGCTTTTAGGGCACAAGCACATCCAACACTTTCAAAGTACAACATTAGGATAATGGCGTTTCCCCAAGTTCGGCCGCGTTGCTCAATCTTGTTGACTAAGCACAATCTGACTACAGCTGAGAAGGACAGTCAGCATGAGCgtgagcgagcgagagagtgagaagagTGAGGATGTCCTCTTCAAAGACTGGCCTGAGAACAGCAGAGAAGCAAAGGCCAGATGGTCTCACCTGAGGGGGGTacaaacacatatacacccACAATATCCTCTAATAGTAAAGCAGCACGCACATAATACTGCATCATTAAAGGACGCCGTGTTTACCCACTGTAGGTCTGGACTGTGTCTTGGTGTgtctatatgtgtatgtgtacgtCTGTGCCTGAACAGGGCGGCTCATCAATCTCTGTAGAAAGCAAAGGCGAACCAAGGACGAACTGCTCGCCGCTCGCTGTTCGATTCATCTGCGCCAGGGAGACACCGTGGGAGTCCTACATGACCTCACACCCACTCTCTTCACTAATTAGACAGAAATGTGCCAACAGAGCACAGAGCAGCTGTAAACCTGGCTCCTCAAACTTTCCTCTGCCGTATCGATCAGAAAGGCCCCCTCAATTGTCATTTTACCCACTCTTCTCTGCAAGGAGCTCCTCAAAAAGCACACTTTTCAAAGCCAAACGTTGTTTTTGTGGTCAAAATGACAAGTTCGTTTGGTGCAGTGTGTACCGCTCGCTAAATATAACTCATAATCTctgctggggtttttttttgagACCCCCCCCCATGAATTTGATTGGTCCTAATCACTGTGTTGCTTCATCTGAAATCTCCCGCTGACTTTGAGCTTTAAGCAGCGCTGAGGCATGTTTAGAGCTCTTCTTAAGTTCACTCAGGACAGTGAGTTTGGCAGTAGGTCAATTCCGTGTAATTTTGTCAGATATTTGAAGTGTACCTCCAGCTGTATGTGGGATTTTGTAATTGAATCAGTCGCTACACTGCCAAGCTATCCACctgttattattactaattattATCCAGCAGTTTCCAAAGCAGGAGACCTAGCTCTATCAAAGCATGGCAGCTAAGCTATAATTGGTTTATAAGAGGTTATTAATCATAATCCGTGCAGAAATATAATGCAGCAAATATAGAAGCCTGCTTGATCTTGAATTTGTTATTGCACCAGAAAATGGGCAGCTATTTCAGCACTGCCcctgtacagcaccagtcaaaagtttggacacatctcattcaatgtttatttattattgttttctccgttgtaaatgaatgtggaggacattaaaactatgaaggaacacatatggagtgatgtagtaaacagagaagtgttaaagaaagcagactatgttttatactttagactcttcacagtagccccccgtcgctttgacgacagcttcacacactctctccgttctctcagtcggcttcatgaggtcgtcacctggaacggttttcagtgaacggccgtggcctcgtcgagagttaatctgtagaaccgctcccttctgaatgtgtctgagactgtaactggggctgtgcagaggtaggggctggtacacagctctatacagtgactagctccactccaccaatcactgatgaggaggaggaggtgtgtccacacttttgactggtgctgtacactaacccttaaatatcaaaatggTCTAGAAAGGAAAGGTCATGTCAAGAAGCACTCACGTTTGCTCAGGATGCTCAGTGTCAAACAGTTTGAGTCTTGGCATTAACAGTAAAGACAATAAAGCTGTGTTATTGCCTTTTCTGACTATACAACAAACAGGTGGTATTTCTCAGCAA is a window of Hoplias malabaricus isolate fHopMal1 chromosome 1, fHopMal1.hap1, whole genome shotgun sequence DNA encoding:
- the ctdspla gene encoding CTD (carboxy-terminal domain, RNA polymerase II, polypeptide A) small phosphatase-like a isoform X1, whose protein sequence is MDNTSIITQVANPKEEEILSSSRQEKVSQSNSSLKKHRSRSIFSPFFCCFRNYNVDPPAANNKTCSLPPPAEENGGSPKCDQVQVIPIPSSPAKYLLPEVSINDYGKNCVVIDLDETLVHSSFKPISNADFIVPVEIDGTVHQVYVLKRPHVDEFLQKMGELFECVLFTASLAKYADPVADLLDQWGVFRARLFRESCVFHRGNYVKDLSRLGRQLSKVIIVDNSPASYIFHPENAVPVQSWFDDMTDTELLDLLPLFEGLSREEDVYSVLQSLRAR
- the ctdspla gene encoding CTD (carboxy-terminal domain, RNA polymerase II, polypeptide A) small phosphatase-like a isoform X2; protein product: MDNTSIITQVANPKEEEILSSSRQEKVSQSNSSLKKHRSRSIFSPFFCCFRNYNVDPPAANNKTCSLPPPAEENGGSPKSPAKYLLPEVSINDYGKNCVVIDLDETLVHSSFKPISNADFIVPVEIDGTVHQVYVLKRPHVDEFLQKMGELFECVLFTASLAKYADPVADLLDQWGVFRARLFRESCVFHRGNYVKDLSRLGRQLSKVIIVDNSPASYIFHPENAVPVQSWFDDMTDTELLDLLPLFEGLSREEDVYSVLQSLRAR